A stretch of DNA from Mycobacteriales bacterium:
CGATCGCGGCCATCCGGCGGGCCGACCACGAGGTGCTGTCGGCCACCCGCAGCCCGCGCAAGCGGGTCGTGGCGACCGAGACCCTCGGCGTACTCCTCCGCCACCGGCCCGCGAGGAGCGGCGCATGACCGCTATCGCACCGACCGTCGACCTCGCCGCCGCCTACCGGCACTGCGAGGAGGTCACCCGCCGCGAGGCGCGCAACTTCTCCTACGGCATCCGGTTGCTGCCGACCGACAAGCGGCAGGCGATGAGCGCGGTCTACGCGTTCGCCCGCCGCATCGACGACATCGGCGACGGCGACCTGCCGGCCGACGAGAAGCTGCGCCTGCTCGCCGACGCCCGGGCCGCTCTCGCCACCGTCGGCGAGCGCACCGACGACCTCGTGCTCGTCGCGCTCGCCGACGCGGCGAAGCGCTTCCCGATCCCGCTCCCCGCCTTCGGCGAGCTGATCGAGGGCGTCGAGATGGACGTGCGCGGCGTGCGCTACGAGTCGTTCGACGATCTCGTGCACTACTGCCGCTGCGTCGCCGGCTCCATCGGCCGGCTGTGCCTGGCCATCTTCGGCGCCGACCGCTACGACGAGGCCGCGCCGCTCGCCGATGCGCTCGGCGTCGCGCTGCAGCAGACCAACATCCTGCGCGACATCCGCGAGGACCTCGGCAACGGCCGGATCTACCTGCCGCAGCAGGACCTGCGCCGGTTCGGCGTCGACCTGCAGCTCGCCGCCGACGGCACCGTCGAGGGACCTCGCGACCGGCTCGTCGACCTCATCGAGGACGCCGCGGCGCGGGCGGAGACCTGGTACGCCGACGGGCTGCGCCTCCTGCCGATGCTCGACCGGCGCAGCGCCGCGTGCTGCGCCGCGATGTCCGGCATCTACCGCCGGCTGCTGGCCCGTATCGAGGAGACCCCGGAGGTCGTGCTGCGCGAGCGCATGTCCCTGTCCGCGTGGGAGAAGATGACGGTCGCTGCGCGCAGCCTCGCCGGGGCACGCACGTGAGCCCGCAGCTCGGCGCGCAGCCCCAGAGCCGCGTCGTCGTCGTCGGGGGAGGCCTCGCCGGCATCACCGCCGCGCTGGACCTCGCCGACGCCGGCCACGCGGTCACGCTGC
This window harbors:
- the hpnD gene encoding presqualene diphosphate synthase HpnD translates to MTAIAPTVDLAAAYRHCEEVTRREARNFSYGIRLLPTDKRQAMSAVYAFARRIDDIGDGDLPADEKLRLLADARAALATVGERTDDLVLVALADAAKRFPIPLPAFGELIEGVEMDVRGVRYESFDDLVHYCRCVAGSIGRLCLAIFGADRYDEAAPLADALGVALQQTNILRDIREDLGNGRIYLPQQDLRRFGVDLQLAADGTVEGPRDRLVDLIEDAAARAETWYADGLRLLPMLDRRSAACCAAMSGIYRRLLARIEETPEVVLRERMSLSAWEKMTVAARSLAGART